Proteins found in one Leguminivora glycinivorella isolate SPB_JAAS2020 chromosome 4, LegGlyc_1.1, whole genome shotgun sequence genomic segment:
- the LOC125225672 gene encoding uncharacterized protein LOC125225672: MYRTTCTFLTLAALLHFEAIATDTSVEIQELNGLTQPKRCSYEYAHGYYGASCANLELDDVPSLKTSIEVIDFRGNRIGLLKKQSFAEYTGLILLYLPDNYMFGIEENALSTLTSLVSLDLSGNRIQTLPNSIFQLPSLKKLQLNGNPLMQMDGQFNALSRPIKAPLQYLDMSGCSLSNIWNWGIVPQLTFYNISHNPLADLDRTHFIDMCKLMKVDLTKSVDRVRLCDLKPTIAWLKRKRVDYLLLDDSHVRLASLEFASCPESPISVELNQTHNLCLAAYRVPVPESRPARRTWAKLCGGLAGFLVGFMLLLYVFHRYNVAKTKRASEKKPLPKQGDKRASELLLNDASSA; the protein is encoded by the exons AACCACCTGCACTTTTCTGACGTTGGCGGCCCTGTTGCATTTCGAAGCGATAGCAACAGACACCAGCGTAGAGATACAAGAGCTGAACGGGCTGACACAGCCGAAGAGATGTTCCTACGAATACGCACACGGCTACTATGGAGCCTCCTGCGCTAACTTGGAACTGGACGATGTACCCAGCCTAAAAACGAGCATTGAG GTCATTGACTTCAGAGGAAACAGGATAGGGCTACTAAAAAAGCAGTCATTCGCCGAGTACACAGGACTAATACTGCTCTACCTCCCCGATAACTATATGTTCGGCATCGAAGAAAACGCTCTCTCCACATTAACCTCCTTAGTGAGCCTGGATTTATCAGGCAATAGAATCCAGACACTTCCAAACTCCATTTTCCAGCTGCCCTCGTTAAAAAAACTACAGCTGAACGGTAATCCGTTGATGCAAATGGATGGGCAGTTCAATGCTCTCTCTAGGCCTATAAAAGCTCCATTACAATATCTAGACATGTCTGGTTGCTCTCTCTCAAATATATGGAACTGGGGTATCGTACCACAACTGACCTTTTACAATATTTCACACAACCCTTTGGCAGACTTGGACAGGACCCACTTCATTGATATGTGTAAATTGATGAAGGTAGATTTGACGAAGTCGGTTGACAGAGTGAGACTGtgtgacttgaagccgacgatTGCGTGGCTGAAACGGAAACGTGTGGACTACTTGCTTTTGGATGACTCGCATGTGAGGCTGGCGTCTTTAG AGTTCGCGTCGTGTCCAGAGAGCCCCATCTCAGTTGAACTCAACCAGACACACAACTTGTGTCTGGCAGCTTACAGA GTGCCGGTCCCCGAGTCCCGACCCGCCCGTCGCACGTGGGCGAAGCTGTGCGGCGGCCTCGCGGGCTTCCTCGTCGGCTTCATGCTGCTCCTCTACGTGTTCCACCGCTACAACGTGGCCAAGACCAAGCGGGCCAGTGAGAAGAAACCGCTGCCTAAGCAGGGCGATAAGCGCGCTTCGGAGCTGCTTTTGAATGATGCGTCGTCCGCTTAG